Proteins encoded by one window of Channa argus isolate prfri chromosome 1, Channa argus male v1.0, whole genome shotgun sequence:
- the cspg5b gene encoding chondroitin sulfate proteoglycan 5b isoform X3, translating into MARGDTRLWSWQVLLTITMVVNPLSAHGRHLLGKHHHHHNQSSINKDALNTRMVLSDDSAERDHLIGAGIGVKLPLSSTKHHRPHKHAHLDLLEEYPPTGEELTAGGAGPDQPGNPLSDDVITVEFHSQAPDTVPSEVDQNWAKAPKPQKQKGGSPTKWTGLDFYEYMSSEYDPSALDTTPEPEPTPSPPANMEDENPFLAGSPAIPDKVKNNAESRPSLPATPMPGPDKGEGLGLGGAMGGDGCRLGFVRSGPGVCVSQCDTEPNFCFNGGVCTVVAGMGAFCRCNVQDYIWNKGTRCDWAVTEFQVMCAVVGVASLVLLLLFMIIVFFAKRLHHLKNENKRLRKRSSKYRPQSSEPQTDGLSVSTTADGSQPNDEPQKQEDPAKSPQAKEEGSMNILNSHSPKHENNRPVSGIHDQGHSPNNTEENAEDGVTIGLQVLLPKEAKLHSETKVPLEYDVFLYKVANNGDSTSPSKDPSIHTTNFYSTSHPIHKSPKSPKLHKSHKVPKSPKSPRYAKEHPPGNHEPLAGRHSSPGRHSSPGRHPSPIRHSAPGCYSSPTCHLSSHHSLSQPKCMPTSTPPQLRQPRGWSQAPGSSVTGKEYQGGHIRPSPSSPHLTQSSPSPSMKKYSPVSTRSLPPLS; encoded by the exons ATGGCGCGCGGTGACACTCGTCTGTGGTCTTGGCAGGTGCTACTGACCATCACAATGGTCGTCAACCCCCTGTCTGCTCACG GGAGGCATTTACTAGGCAAGCACCATCATCACCACAACCAATCATCCATCAACAAGGATGCCTTAAACACAAGGATGGTGCTTAGTGATGACTCGGCAGAGAGGGACCACCTGATTGGGGCAGGCATTGGAGTCAAACTCCCACTGAGCTCCACCAAACATCACCGTCCTCATAAACATGCCCACCTAGACTTGTTAGAGGAATACCCACCCACGGGTGAGGAGCTCACCGCTGGTGGAGCAGGTCCAGACCAGCCTGGGAACCCTTTGTCTGATGACGTCATAACTGTGGAGTTTCACAGCCAAGCGCCGGATACTGTGCCCTCTGAAGTTGATCAGAATTGGGCCAAAGCCCCGAAACCACAGAAGCAAAAAGGAGGATCTCCTACTAAATGGACAGGTCTTGACTTTTATGAATACATGTCTTCTGAATATGACCCCTCAGCGCTGGATACAACTCCAGAACCCGAGCCCACCCCTTCACCCCCAGCCAACATGGAGGATGAAAATCCATTCCTTGCTGGTTCTCCTGCTATTCCtgacaaagttaaaaataatgCGGAGAGCAGGCCCTCCTTACCTGCTACTCCCATGCCAGGACCAGACAAAGGTGAGGGGCTAGGTTTAGGTGGTGCCATGGGGGGTGACGGCTGCAGGCTGGGCTTTGTACGCTCTGGACCAGGAGTGTGTGTATCACAGTGTGATACTGAACCAAATTTCTGTTTCAATGGCGGAGTTTGCACTGTGGTAGCAGGAATGGGAGCCTTCTGCAG ATGCAATGTGCAGGACTACATCTGGAATAAAGGCACGCGCTGTGATTGGGCAGTCACAGAGTTTCAGGTGATGTGTGCGGTGGTGGGTGTGGCATCCTTggtgctcctcctcctcttcatgaTCATTGTGTTCTTTGCCAAGAGGCTGCACCACCTCAAGAATGAGAACAAGCGCCTTCGAAAAcgcag CAGCAAGTACCGCCCACAAAGCAGTGAGCCACAGACGGACGGCCTCTCGGTTTCCACAACAGCTGACGGCTCGCAGCCAAAC GATGAGCCTCAGAAGCAGGAGGACCCAGCAAAGTCCCCGCAAGCTAAGGAAGAGGGGTCTATGAACATCCTCAATTCTCACTCCCCCAAGCATGAGAACAACCGTCCAGTCTCTGGCATCCACGACCAGGGCCACAGCCCCaacaacacagaggaaaatgCTGAG GATGGGGTCACTATTGGTCTGCAAGTACTTCTCCCCAAAGAGGCCAAGCTCCACTCAGAGACCAAGGTCCCCCTCGAGTACGATGTCTTCCTCTACAAGGTTGCCAACAATGGAGACTCCACCTCTCCCAGCAAAGATCCTTCCATCCACACCACCAATTTCTACTCCACCTCTCATCCCATTCATAAATCACCTAAGTCACCCAAGTTACACAAGTCACATAAAGTTCCTAAGTCACCAAAGTCACCCAGATACGCAAAGGAGCACCCACCTGGCAACCACGAACCCTTGGCTGGAAGGCACTCCTCACCAGGCCGTCATTCTTCACCCGGACGACACCCATCACCCATTCGCCACTCTGCACCTGGGTGCTATTCTTCTCCCACCTGCCACCTGTCTTCCCACCACTCTCTCTCCCAGCCCAAATGCATGCCCACCTCTACCCCACCTCAACTACGCCAGCCTAGGGGTTGGTCTCAAGCTCCTGGCTCCTCTGTGACTGGGAAAGAGTACCAGGGTGGACACATTCGTCCATCCCCCTCCTCACCTCATCTAACTCAGTCTTCTCCATCACCATCCATGAAGAAGTACAGCCCAGTCAGCACCCGGTCACTGCCACCACTCTCCTGA
- the cspg5b gene encoding chondroitin sulfate proteoglycan 5b isoform X5: MVLSDDSAERDHLIGAGIGVKLPLSSTKHHRPHKHAHLDLLEEYPPTGEELTAGGAGPDQPGNPLSDDVITVEFHSQAPDTVPSEVDQNWAKAPKPQKQKGGSPTKWTGLDFYEYMSSEYDPSALDTTPEPEPTPSPPANMEDENPFLAGSPAIPDKVKNNAESRPSLPATPMPGPDKGEGLGLGGAMGGDGCRLGFVRSGPGVCVSQCDTEPNFCFNGGVCTVVAGMGAFCRCNVQDYIWNKGTRCDWAVTEFQVMCAVVGVASLVLLLLFMIIVFFAKRLHHLKNENKRLRKRSSKYRPQSSEPQTDGLSVSTTADGSQPNVRKLCDTPPPAPQAHTHNLAYYDNIICQDEPQKQEDPAKSPQAKEEGSMNILNSHSPKHENNRPVSGIHDQGHSPNNTEENAEDGVTIGLQVLLPKEAKLHSETKVPLEYDVFLYKVANNGDSTSPSKDPSIHTTNFYSTSHPIHKSPKSPKLHKSHKVPKSPKSPRYAKEHPPGNHEPLAGRHSSPGRHSSPGRHPSPIRHSAPGCYSSPTCHLSSHHSLSQPKCMPTSTPPQLRQPRGWSQAPGSSVTGKEYQGGHIRPSPSSPHLTQSSPSPSMKKYSPVSTRSLPPLS, from the exons ATGGTGCTTAGTGATGACTCGGCAGAGAGGGACCACCTGATTGGGGCAGGCATTGGAGTCAAACTCCCACTGAGCTCCACCAAACATCACCGTCCTCATAAACATGCCCACCTAGACTTGTTAGAGGAATACCCACCCACGGGTGAGGAGCTCACCGCTGGTGGAGCAGGTCCAGACCAGCCTGGGAACCCTTTGTCTGATGACGTCATAACTGTGGAGTTTCACAGCCAAGCGCCGGATACTGTGCCCTCTGAAGTTGATCAGAATTGGGCCAAAGCCCCGAAACCACAGAAGCAAAAAGGAGGATCTCCTACTAAATGGACAGGTCTTGACTTTTATGAATACATGTCTTCTGAATATGACCCCTCAGCGCTGGATACAACTCCAGAACCCGAGCCCACCCCTTCACCCCCAGCCAACATGGAGGATGAAAATCCATTCCTTGCTGGTTCTCCTGCTATTCCtgacaaagttaaaaataatgCGGAGAGCAGGCCCTCCTTACCTGCTACTCCCATGCCAGGACCAGACAAAGGTGAGGGGCTAGGTTTAGGTGGTGCCATGGGGGGTGACGGCTGCAGGCTGGGCTTTGTACGCTCTGGACCAGGAGTGTGTGTATCACAGTGTGATACTGAACCAAATTTCTGTTTCAATGGCGGAGTTTGCACTGTGGTAGCAGGAATGGGAGCCTTCTGCAG ATGCAATGTGCAGGACTACATCTGGAATAAAGGCACGCGCTGTGATTGGGCAGTCACAGAGTTTCAGGTGATGTGTGCGGTGGTGGGTGTGGCATCCTTggtgctcctcctcctcttcatgaTCATTGTGTTCTTTGCCAAGAGGCTGCACCACCTCAAGAATGAGAACAAGCGCCTTCGAAAAcgcag CAGCAAGTACCGCCCACAAAGCAGTGAGCCACAGACGGACGGCCTCTCGGTTTCCACAACAGCTGACGGCTCGCAGCCAAACGTAAGGAAACTGTGTGACACCCCTCCGCCCGCTCCCCAAGCTCACACTCACAACCTGGCGTACTATGACAACATTATCTGTCAG GATGAGCCTCAGAAGCAGGAGGACCCAGCAAAGTCCCCGCAAGCTAAGGAAGAGGGGTCTATGAACATCCTCAATTCTCACTCCCCCAAGCATGAGAACAACCGTCCAGTCTCTGGCATCCACGACCAGGGCCACAGCCCCaacaacacagaggaaaatgCTGAG GATGGGGTCACTATTGGTCTGCAAGTACTTCTCCCCAAAGAGGCCAAGCTCCACTCAGAGACCAAGGTCCCCCTCGAGTACGATGTCTTCCTCTACAAGGTTGCCAACAATGGAGACTCCACCTCTCCCAGCAAAGATCCTTCCATCCACACCACCAATTTCTACTCCACCTCTCATCCCATTCATAAATCACCTAAGTCACCCAAGTTACACAAGTCACATAAAGTTCCTAAGTCACCAAAGTCACCCAGATACGCAAAGGAGCACCCACCTGGCAACCACGAACCCTTGGCTGGAAGGCACTCCTCACCAGGCCGTCATTCTTCACCCGGACGACACCCATCACCCATTCGCCACTCTGCACCTGGGTGCTATTCTTCTCCCACCTGCCACCTGTCTTCCCACCACTCTCTCTCCCAGCCCAAATGCATGCCCACCTCTACCCCACCTCAACTACGCCAGCCTAGGGGTTGGTCTCAAGCTCCTGGCTCCTCTGTGACTGGGAAAGAGTACCAGGGTGGACACATTCGTCCATCCCCCTCCTCACCTCATCTAACTCAGTCTTCTCCATCACCATCCATGAAGAAGTACAGCCCAGTCAGCACCCGGTCACTGCCACCACTCTCCTGA
- the cspg5b gene encoding chondroitin sulfate proteoglycan 5b isoform X1, translated as MARGDTRLWSWQVLLTITMVVNPLSAHGRHLLGKHHHHHNQSSINKDALNTRMVLSDDSAERDHLIGAGIGVKLPLSSTKHHRPHKHAHLDLLEEYPPTGEELTAGGAGPDQPGNPLSDDVITVEFHSQAPDTVPSEVDQNWAKAPKPQKQKGGSPTKWTGLDFYEYMSSEYDPSALDTTPEPEPTPSPPANMEDENPFLAGSPAIPDKVKNNAESRPSLPATPMPGPDKGEGLGLGGAMGGDGCRLGFVRSGPGVCVSQCDTEPNFCFNGGVCTVVAGMGAFCRCNVQDYIWNKGTRCDWAVTEFQVMCAVVGVASLVLLLLFMIIVFFAKRLHHLKNENKRLRKRSSKYRPQSSEPQTDGLSVSTTADGSQPNVRKLCDTPPPAPQAHTHNLAYYDNIICQDEPQKQEDPAKSPQAKEEGSMNILNSHSPKHENNRPVSGIHDQGHSPNNTEENAEDGVTIGLQVLLPKEAKLHSETKVPLEYDVFLYKVANNGDSTSPSKDPSIHTTNFYSTSHPIHKSPKSPKLHKSHKVPKSPKSPRYAKEHPPGNHEPLAGRHSSPGRHSSPGRHPSPIRHSAPGCYSSPTCHLSSHHSLSQPKCMPTSTPPQLRQPRGWSQAPGSSVTGKEYQGGHIRPSPSSPHLTQSSPSPSMKKYSPVSTRSLPPLS; from the exons ATGGCGCGCGGTGACACTCGTCTGTGGTCTTGGCAGGTGCTACTGACCATCACAATGGTCGTCAACCCCCTGTCTGCTCACG GGAGGCATTTACTAGGCAAGCACCATCATCACCACAACCAATCATCCATCAACAAGGATGCCTTAAACACAAGGATGGTGCTTAGTGATGACTCGGCAGAGAGGGACCACCTGATTGGGGCAGGCATTGGAGTCAAACTCCCACTGAGCTCCACCAAACATCACCGTCCTCATAAACATGCCCACCTAGACTTGTTAGAGGAATACCCACCCACGGGTGAGGAGCTCACCGCTGGTGGAGCAGGTCCAGACCAGCCTGGGAACCCTTTGTCTGATGACGTCATAACTGTGGAGTTTCACAGCCAAGCGCCGGATACTGTGCCCTCTGAAGTTGATCAGAATTGGGCCAAAGCCCCGAAACCACAGAAGCAAAAAGGAGGATCTCCTACTAAATGGACAGGTCTTGACTTTTATGAATACATGTCTTCTGAATATGACCCCTCAGCGCTGGATACAACTCCAGAACCCGAGCCCACCCCTTCACCCCCAGCCAACATGGAGGATGAAAATCCATTCCTTGCTGGTTCTCCTGCTATTCCtgacaaagttaaaaataatgCGGAGAGCAGGCCCTCCTTACCTGCTACTCCCATGCCAGGACCAGACAAAGGTGAGGGGCTAGGTTTAGGTGGTGCCATGGGGGGTGACGGCTGCAGGCTGGGCTTTGTACGCTCTGGACCAGGAGTGTGTGTATCACAGTGTGATACTGAACCAAATTTCTGTTTCAATGGCGGAGTTTGCACTGTGGTAGCAGGAATGGGAGCCTTCTGCAG ATGCAATGTGCAGGACTACATCTGGAATAAAGGCACGCGCTGTGATTGGGCAGTCACAGAGTTTCAGGTGATGTGTGCGGTGGTGGGTGTGGCATCCTTggtgctcctcctcctcttcatgaTCATTGTGTTCTTTGCCAAGAGGCTGCACCACCTCAAGAATGAGAACAAGCGCCTTCGAAAAcgcag CAGCAAGTACCGCCCACAAAGCAGTGAGCCACAGACGGACGGCCTCTCGGTTTCCACAACAGCTGACGGCTCGCAGCCAAACGTAAGGAAACTGTGTGACACCCCTCCGCCCGCTCCCCAAGCTCACACTCACAACCTGGCGTACTATGACAACATTATCTGTCAG GATGAGCCTCAGAAGCAGGAGGACCCAGCAAAGTCCCCGCAAGCTAAGGAAGAGGGGTCTATGAACATCCTCAATTCTCACTCCCCCAAGCATGAGAACAACCGTCCAGTCTCTGGCATCCACGACCAGGGCCACAGCCCCaacaacacagaggaaaatgCTGAG GATGGGGTCACTATTGGTCTGCAAGTACTTCTCCCCAAAGAGGCCAAGCTCCACTCAGAGACCAAGGTCCCCCTCGAGTACGATGTCTTCCTCTACAAGGTTGCCAACAATGGAGACTCCACCTCTCCCAGCAAAGATCCTTCCATCCACACCACCAATTTCTACTCCACCTCTCATCCCATTCATAAATCACCTAAGTCACCCAAGTTACACAAGTCACATAAAGTTCCTAAGTCACCAAAGTCACCCAGATACGCAAAGGAGCACCCACCTGGCAACCACGAACCCTTGGCTGGAAGGCACTCCTCACCAGGCCGTCATTCTTCACCCGGACGACACCCATCACCCATTCGCCACTCTGCACCTGGGTGCTATTCTTCTCCCACCTGCCACCTGTCTTCCCACCACTCTCTCTCCCAGCCCAAATGCATGCCCACCTCTACCCCACCTCAACTACGCCAGCCTAGGGGTTGGTCTCAAGCTCCTGGCTCCTCTGTGACTGGGAAAGAGTACCAGGGTGGACACATTCGTCCATCCCCCTCCTCACCTCATCTAACTCAGTCTTCTCCATCACCATCCATGAAGAAGTACAGCCCAGTCAGCACCCGGTCACTGCCACCACTCTCCTGA
- the cspg5b gene encoding chondroitin sulfate proteoglycan 5b isoform X2 produces the protein MARGDTRLWSWQVLLTITMVVNPLSAHGRHLLGKHHHHHNQSSINKDALNTRMVLSDDSAERDHLIGAGIGVKLPLSSTKHHRPHKHAHLDLLEEYPPTGEELTAGGAGPDQPGNPLSDDVITVEFHSQAPDTVPSEVDQNWAKAPKPQKQKGGSPTKWTGLDFYEYMSSEYDPSALDTTPEPEPTPSPPANMEDENPFLAGSPAIPDKVKNNAESRPSLPATPMPGPDKGEGLGLGGAMGGDGCRLGFVRSGPGVCVSQCDTEPNFCFNGGVCTVVAGMGAFCRCNVQDYIWNKGTRCDWAVTEFQVMCAVVGVASLVLLLLFMIIVFFAKRLHHLKNENKRLRKRSKYRPQSSEPQTDGLSVSTTADGSQPNVRKLCDTPPPAPQAHTHNLAYYDNIICQDEPQKQEDPAKSPQAKEEGSMNILNSHSPKHENNRPVSGIHDQGHSPNNTEENAEDGVTIGLQVLLPKEAKLHSETKVPLEYDVFLYKVANNGDSTSPSKDPSIHTTNFYSTSHPIHKSPKSPKLHKSHKVPKSPKSPRYAKEHPPGNHEPLAGRHSSPGRHSSPGRHPSPIRHSAPGCYSSPTCHLSSHHSLSQPKCMPTSTPPQLRQPRGWSQAPGSSVTGKEYQGGHIRPSPSSPHLTQSSPSPSMKKYSPVSTRSLPPLS, from the exons ATGGCGCGCGGTGACACTCGTCTGTGGTCTTGGCAGGTGCTACTGACCATCACAATGGTCGTCAACCCCCTGTCTGCTCACG GGAGGCATTTACTAGGCAAGCACCATCATCACCACAACCAATCATCCATCAACAAGGATGCCTTAAACACAAGGATGGTGCTTAGTGATGACTCGGCAGAGAGGGACCACCTGATTGGGGCAGGCATTGGAGTCAAACTCCCACTGAGCTCCACCAAACATCACCGTCCTCATAAACATGCCCACCTAGACTTGTTAGAGGAATACCCACCCACGGGTGAGGAGCTCACCGCTGGTGGAGCAGGTCCAGACCAGCCTGGGAACCCTTTGTCTGATGACGTCATAACTGTGGAGTTTCACAGCCAAGCGCCGGATACTGTGCCCTCTGAAGTTGATCAGAATTGGGCCAAAGCCCCGAAACCACAGAAGCAAAAAGGAGGATCTCCTACTAAATGGACAGGTCTTGACTTTTATGAATACATGTCTTCTGAATATGACCCCTCAGCGCTGGATACAACTCCAGAACCCGAGCCCACCCCTTCACCCCCAGCCAACATGGAGGATGAAAATCCATTCCTTGCTGGTTCTCCTGCTATTCCtgacaaagttaaaaataatgCGGAGAGCAGGCCCTCCTTACCTGCTACTCCCATGCCAGGACCAGACAAAGGTGAGGGGCTAGGTTTAGGTGGTGCCATGGGGGGTGACGGCTGCAGGCTGGGCTTTGTACGCTCTGGACCAGGAGTGTGTGTATCACAGTGTGATACTGAACCAAATTTCTGTTTCAATGGCGGAGTTTGCACTGTGGTAGCAGGAATGGGAGCCTTCTGCAG ATGCAATGTGCAGGACTACATCTGGAATAAAGGCACGCGCTGTGATTGGGCAGTCACAGAGTTTCAGGTGATGTGTGCGGTGGTGGGTGTGGCATCCTTggtgctcctcctcctcttcatgaTCATTGTGTTCTTTGCCAAGAGGCTGCACCACCTCAAGAATGAGAACAAGCGCCTTCGAAAAcgcag CAAGTACCGCCCACAAAGCAGTGAGCCACAGACGGACGGCCTCTCGGTTTCCACAACAGCTGACGGCTCGCAGCCAAACGTAAGGAAACTGTGTGACACCCCTCCGCCCGCTCCCCAAGCTCACACTCACAACCTGGCGTACTATGACAACATTATCTGTCAG GATGAGCCTCAGAAGCAGGAGGACCCAGCAAAGTCCCCGCAAGCTAAGGAAGAGGGGTCTATGAACATCCTCAATTCTCACTCCCCCAAGCATGAGAACAACCGTCCAGTCTCTGGCATCCACGACCAGGGCCACAGCCCCaacaacacagaggaaaatgCTGAG GATGGGGTCACTATTGGTCTGCAAGTACTTCTCCCCAAAGAGGCCAAGCTCCACTCAGAGACCAAGGTCCCCCTCGAGTACGATGTCTTCCTCTACAAGGTTGCCAACAATGGAGACTCCACCTCTCCCAGCAAAGATCCTTCCATCCACACCACCAATTTCTACTCCACCTCTCATCCCATTCATAAATCACCTAAGTCACCCAAGTTACACAAGTCACATAAAGTTCCTAAGTCACCAAAGTCACCCAGATACGCAAAGGAGCACCCACCTGGCAACCACGAACCCTTGGCTGGAAGGCACTCCTCACCAGGCCGTCATTCTTCACCCGGACGACACCCATCACCCATTCGCCACTCTGCACCTGGGTGCTATTCTTCTCCCACCTGCCACCTGTCTTCCCACCACTCTCTCTCCCAGCCCAAATGCATGCCCACCTCTACCCCACCTCAACTACGCCAGCCTAGGGGTTGGTCTCAAGCTCCTGGCTCCTCTGTGACTGGGAAAGAGTACCAGGGTGGACACATTCGTCCATCCCCCTCCTCACCTCATCTAACTCAGTCTTCTCCATCACCATCCATGAAGAAGTACAGCCCAGTCAGCACCCGGTCACTGCCACCACTCTCCTGA
- the cspg5b gene encoding chondroitin sulfate proteoglycan 5b isoform X4 has protein sequence MARGDTRLWSWQVLLTITMVVNPLSAHGRHLLGKHHHHHNQSSINKDALNTRMVLSDDSAERDHLIGAGIGVKLPLSSTKHHRPHKHAHLDLLEEYPPTGEELTAGGAGPDQPGNPLSDDVITVEFHSQAPDTVPSEVDQNWAKAPKPQKQKGGSPTKWTGLDFYEYMSSEYDPSALDTTPEPEPTPSPPANMEDENPFLAGSPAIPDKVKNNAESRPSLPATPMPGPDKGEGLGLGGAMGGDGCRLGFVRSGPGVCVSQCDTEPNFCFNGGVCTVVAGMGAFCRCNVQDYIWNKGTRCDWAVTEFQVMCAVVGVASLVLLLLFMIIVFFAKRLHHLKNENKRLRKRSKYRPQSSEPQTDGLSVSTTADGSQPNDEPQKQEDPAKSPQAKEEGSMNILNSHSPKHENNRPVSGIHDQGHSPNNTEENAEDGVTIGLQVLLPKEAKLHSETKVPLEYDVFLYKVANNGDSTSPSKDPSIHTTNFYSTSHPIHKSPKSPKLHKSHKVPKSPKSPRYAKEHPPGNHEPLAGRHSSPGRHSSPGRHPSPIRHSAPGCYSSPTCHLSSHHSLSQPKCMPTSTPPQLRQPRGWSQAPGSSVTGKEYQGGHIRPSPSSPHLTQSSPSPSMKKYSPVSTRSLPPLS, from the exons ATGGCGCGCGGTGACACTCGTCTGTGGTCTTGGCAGGTGCTACTGACCATCACAATGGTCGTCAACCCCCTGTCTGCTCACG GGAGGCATTTACTAGGCAAGCACCATCATCACCACAACCAATCATCCATCAACAAGGATGCCTTAAACACAAGGATGGTGCTTAGTGATGACTCGGCAGAGAGGGACCACCTGATTGGGGCAGGCATTGGAGTCAAACTCCCACTGAGCTCCACCAAACATCACCGTCCTCATAAACATGCCCACCTAGACTTGTTAGAGGAATACCCACCCACGGGTGAGGAGCTCACCGCTGGTGGAGCAGGTCCAGACCAGCCTGGGAACCCTTTGTCTGATGACGTCATAACTGTGGAGTTTCACAGCCAAGCGCCGGATACTGTGCCCTCTGAAGTTGATCAGAATTGGGCCAAAGCCCCGAAACCACAGAAGCAAAAAGGAGGATCTCCTACTAAATGGACAGGTCTTGACTTTTATGAATACATGTCTTCTGAATATGACCCCTCAGCGCTGGATACAACTCCAGAACCCGAGCCCACCCCTTCACCCCCAGCCAACATGGAGGATGAAAATCCATTCCTTGCTGGTTCTCCTGCTATTCCtgacaaagttaaaaataatgCGGAGAGCAGGCCCTCCTTACCTGCTACTCCCATGCCAGGACCAGACAAAGGTGAGGGGCTAGGTTTAGGTGGTGCCATGGGGGGTGACGGCTGCAGGCTGGGCTTTGTACGCTCTGGACCAGGAGTGTGTGTATCACAGTGTGATACTGAACCAAATTTCTGTTTCAATGGCGGAGTTTGCACTGTGGTAGCAGGAATGGGAGCCTTCTGCAG ATGCAATGTGCAGGACTACATCTGGAATAAAGGCACGCGCTGTGATTGGGCAGTCACAGAGTTTCAGGTGATGTGTGCGGTGGTGGGTGTGGCATCCTTggtgctcctcctcctcttcatgaTCATTGTGTTCTTTGCCAAGAGGCTGCACCACCTCAAGAATGAGAACAAGCGCCTTCGAAAAcgcag CAAGTACCGCCCACAAAGCAGTGAGCCACAGACGGACGGCCTCTCGGTTTCCACAACAGCTGACGGCTCGCAGCCAAAC GATGAGCCTCAGAAGCAGGAGGACCCAGCAAAGTCCCCGCAAGCTAAGGAAGAGGGGTCTATGAACATCCTCAATTCTCACTCCCCCAAGCATGAGAACAACCGTCCAGTCTCTGGCATCCACGACCAGGGCCACAGCCCCaacaacacagaggaaaatgCTGAG GATGGGGTCACTATTGGTCTGCAAGTACTTCTCCCCAAAGAGGCCAAGCTCCACTCAGAGACCAAGGTCCCCCTCGAGTACGATGTCTTCCTCTACAAGGTTGCCAACAATGGAGACTCCACCTCTCCCAGCAAAGATCCTTCCATCCACACCACCAATTTCTACTCCACCTCTCATCCCATTCATAAATCACCTAAGTCACCCAAGTTACACAAGTCACATAAAGTTCCTAAGTCACCAAAGTCACCCAGATACGCAAAGGAGCACCCACCTGGCAACCACGAACCCTTGGCTGGAAGGCACTCCTCACCAGGCCGTCATTCTTCACCCGGACGACACCCATCACCCATTCGCCACTCTGCACCTGGGTGCTATTCTTCTCCCACCTGCCACCTGTCTTCCCACCACTCTCTCTCCCAGCCCAAATGCATGCCCACCTCTACCCCACCTCAACTACGCCAGCCTAGGGGTTGGTCTCAAGCTCCTGGCTCCTCTGTGACTGGGAAAGAGTACCAGGGTGGACACATTCGTCCATCCCCCTCCTCACCTCATCTAACTCAGTCTTCTCCATCACCATCCATGAAGAAGTACAGCCCAGTCAGCACCCGGTCACTGCCACCACTCTCCTGA